In the genome of Carnobacterium pleistocenium FTR1, one region contains:
- a CDS encoding DUF2798 domain-containing protein gives MILETRKGVFTIKEVKENRLPQNGKEGMLYGIIICSITVLIMSTVNISLEFGKLDTQVLMIILKSFPIILIIAMLLEVLVFGRISEKLVHIFSNDTDGFNAKILFNILFTVLGMSLTMTVIGTMIGKGFNLASFEALSHWPRNFSIALFCELLIAQPPARFVMKKIHLRQESKLTVEDHSSIDFD, from the coding sequence TTGATTTTAGAAACCAGAAAAGGAGTTTTTACTATCAAAGAAGTTAAAGAAAACAGATTGCCTCAAAACGGCAAAGAAGGAATGTTATACGGTATCATTATTTGTTCAATAACTGTCCTGATTATGAGTACAGTAAACATTAGTCTAGAATTTGGAAAGCTTGATACACAAGTACTTATGATTATCCTTAAGTCTTTCCCAATCATTTTGATTATTGCCATGTTATTAGAAGTACTCGTTTTTGGGCGGATTTCTGAAAAATTAGTTCACATTTTTTCTAATGATACTGATGGATTTAATGCAAAAATATTATTTAATATTCTTTTTACTGTACTTGGTATGTCTCTGACTATGACAGTAATTGGCACTATGATTGGTAAAGGTTTCAACCTAGCTTCATTCGAGGCATTATCACATTGGCCTAGAAATTTTTCTATTGCTTTATTTTGCGAACTTTTAATTGCTCAACCACCTGCAAGGTTCGTTATGAAAAAAATACATTTACGCCAAGAAAGTAAATTGACTGTGGAAGATCATTCTTCAATAGATTTCGATTGA
- the dhaK gene encoding dihydroxyacetone kinase subunit DhaK, which yields MKKIINDPSNILDEMLNGLVFAYEDLVERLPETSVIHRKVEHSGKVGLVSGGGSGHEPAHAGFVGKGMLSAAVCGEVFTSPTPDQILEGIKASDEGKGVFLIIKNYSGDVMNFDMAKELAEMEDIEVDYVIVDDDIAVEDSTYTAGKRGIAGTVLVHKILGAAAEKGLSLKEIKTLADKLIPAVKSLGVALNPATVPEVGKPGFELEADEIEFGVGIHGEPGYRREKLQPSAALAQELVTKLKKEFQWKKGDSFAILVNGMGGTPLMEQFIFMNDVKQLLADEGITLAFRKVGDYMTSIDMEGLSLTLVKLEDSSWLEYLNTPVITIAW from the coding sequence ATGAAAAAAATCATCAATGATCCATCGAATATCTTAGATGAAATGTTAAACGGTTTAGTCTTTGCATATGAAGATTTAGTTGAACGATTACCCGAGACGTCTGTTATTCATCGTAAAGTTGAGCATTCTGGAAAAGTTGGTTTAGTCAGCGGCGGCGGAAGCGGACACGAACCAGCTCATGCCGGTTTTGTTGGAAAAGGGATGCTTTCAGCCGCTGTATGTGGTGAAGTATTTACATCACCTACTCCTGACCAAATTCTAGAAGGTATTAAAGCTAGTGATGAAGGAAAAGGTGTATTTTTAATTATAAAAAATTACTCTGGCGATGTTATGAATTTTGACATGGCAAAAGAATTAGCCGAAATGGAAGATATTGAAGTTGACTATGTCATAGTAGATGATGATATTGCCGTTGAAGATAGCACATATACTGCTGGAAAACGCGGTATAGCAGGAACCGTTTTAGTCCACAAGATATTAGGTGCTGCTGCTGAAAAAGGCTTATCTTTAAAAGAAATCAAAACATTAGCAGACAAACTCATCCCAGCTGTAAAATCCTTAGGTGTTGCTTTAAATCCTGCAACAGTACCAGAAGTTGGCAAACCAGGTTTTGAATTAGAAGCGGACGAAATCGAGTTTGGCGTAGGTATTCACGGCGAACCAGGTTACCGTAGAGAAAAACTTCAACCGTCTGCTGCCTTAGCTCAAGAACTTGTGACTAAATTAAAAAAAGAATTCCAATGGAAAAAAGGAGACTCTTTTGCCATTTTAGTTAACGGCATGGGCGGTACTCCGTTGATGGAACAATTTATTTTTATGAATGATGTGAAGCAATTGTTGGCAGATGAAGGGATAACGTTAGCCTTTAGAAAAGTTGGCGACTACATGACTTCGATTGATATGGAAGGCCTATCTCTTACTTTGGTTAAACTAGAAGACTCTAGCTGGTTAGAGTACTTAAATACACCTGTCATAACTATTGCTTGGTAA
- a CDS encoding DUF7309 domain-containing protein: MNNQIQLYSLVKKLYQANFWEDYWDNDIIGIQLPNREDPIFISILGKAEQNVGILIYRNLEELSYFFETSKRAESREFSSVMEMLQTQKCISLKFEDRQEIPKEEYRKIKASGITFRGKKAWPVFTDYKPGYYPFTIAEDEVPFLVDVFEKLLETANDFRNSLQLYEKEQAIYKILMRTYKKDGLYEDGLYVVPETILEGILDDETDYAPIKLTEFEMKRARGQKMKNTVWELDIDFVEVPVVPEGGGRPMFPSLLIVADTKDGEIICSEFIEPRDVEKIQRIVIQLILAQNGRPPKIVIDADRHFKIAAYLEKMLTTLDIELVSIQKLPLLSVVKEDMLEYFKD; encoded by the coding sequence ATGAACAATCAAATACAGTTGTATTCACTTGTGAAAAAGCTTTATCAAGCTAACTTTTGGGAAGATTATTGGGATAATGATATCATTGGTATACAGTTACCCAATCGTGAAGATCCAATTTTTATTTCAATTTTAGGGAAAGCAGAACAAAACGTTGGAATCTTAATTTATCGTAATCTAGAAGAACTTTCTTATTTTTTTGAAACCAGTAAACGAGCCGAGTCTCGCGAATTTAGTTCAGTAATGGAGATGCTTCAAACCCAGAAATGTATTTCTTTAAAATTTGAAGACCGTCAAGAGATTCCAAAGGAAGAGTATAGGAAAATAAAAGCTAGTGGCATAACGTTTAGGGGTAAAAAAGCTTGGCCGGTATTTACAGATTATAAACCAGGCTATTATCCTTTTACGATAGCTGAGGATGAGGTGCCTTTTCTGGTAGATGTTTTTGAAAAGTTGCTAGAAACAGCAAATGATTTTCGCAACTCTTTACAATTATATGAAAAAGAGCAAGCAATTTATAAAATTTTAATGCGTACGTATAAAAAAGATGGCTTATATGAAGATGGTCTTTATGTGGTGCCCGAAACTATTTTAGAAGGCATATTAGATGATGAGACAGACTATGCCCCTATCAAACTAACAGAATTTGAGATGAAGCGAGCACGTGGTCAAAAAATGAAAAATACCGTTTGGGAATTAGACATCGATTTTGTTGAAGTACCTGTTGTTCCAGAAGGTGGGGGACGCCCTATGTTTCCTAGTCTATTAATTGTTGCAGATACTAAAGATGGAGAAATTATCTGTAGTGAATTTATTGAACCAAGAGATGTTGAAAAAATCCAACGTATTGTGATTCAGCTTATATTGGCACAAAATGGAAGACCGCCAAAGATCGTGATAGATGCTGATCGCCATTTTAAAATTGCTGCTTATTTAGAAAAAATGCTAACAACCTTAGATATAGAATTGGTCTCGATTCAAAAGCTTCCTTTGTTATCTGTTGTTAAAGAAGATATGTTAGAATATTTTAAAGATTAA
- a CDS encoding transposase: MTKYSEEFKLQVVQEYLNGPLGFQLLAKKYALSSTTPLNN; this comes from the coding sequence ATGACAAAATATAGTGAAGAATTTAAGTTACAAGTTGTTCAAGAGTATCTAAATGGCCCTTTGGGCTTTCAATTACTAGCGAAGAAATATGCTCTTTCCTCTACAACTCCACTTAATAATTGA
- a CDS encoding zinc-dependent alcohol dehydrogenase — protein MRAVTWQGNEKMEVRNVPDPTIQEPTDMIVRITATAICGSDLHLYHNGKPVMEEDYVVGHEPMGIVEEVGPAVKKVKKGDRVVIPFNIGCGECHFCTHEMESQCDNSNPNPAFDNGGLFGFGKMHGNYPGGQAEFLRVPFADFTSFIVPENNLPDEKVLFLSDIVPTAYWSVENSGVKEGDTVIILGSGPVGLFAQKFAKMKGAKRVIAVDNVKHRLEHARNTNNVETVNFKDVTEVGKFLYDTTNGGADVVIDCVGMDGVMPAREKAKTLLSVQSGTISPLVTASESVKKFGTVQITGVYMTPSASFPLNDFFNRDITLKTGQAPVIHLMPKLYDMIEKNVFDPTDIITHTMPLEQAAKAYDIFDKKADQNIKVILKPGMV, from the coding sequence ATGCGTGCAGTAACTTGGCAAGGAAATGAAAAGATGGAAGTTCGAAATGTTCCAGATCCAACGATTCAAGAACCTACTGATATGATTGTCCGAATTACAGCAACAGCTATTTGTGGATCTGATTTACACTTGTATCATAATGGGAAACCTGTAATGGAAGAAGATTATGTCGTCGGTCATGAACCTATGGGGATTGTTGAAGAAGTTGGTCCTGCTGTTAAAAAAGTCAAAAAAGGCGATCGTGTCGTTATTCCATTTAATATCGGATGTGGTGAATGCCATTTCTGTACACATGAGATGGAAAGTCAGTGCGATAATTCTAATCCTAATCCTGCTTTTGATAATGGTGGTTTATTTGGCTTTGGTAAAATGCATGGAAACTATCCCGGAGGTCAAGCTGAGTTCCTGCGTGTCCCTTTTGCTGACTTCACCTCTTTTATTGTTCCAGAAAATAATTTACCAGATGAGAAAGTTCTTTTCTTATCCGATATCGTACCTACTGCTTACTGGAGTGTAGAAAATAGCGGTGTTAAAGAAGGCGATACAGTTATTATCCTCGGATCTGGCCCCGTTGGACTATTTGCTCAAAAATTTGCCAAAATGAAAGGTGCTAAACGAGTTATCGCAGTTGATAATGTGAAGCATCGTTTAGAACATGCCCGCAATACTAATAATGTTGAAACGGTCAATTTTAAAGATGTTACTGAAGTTGGGAAATTTCTTTACGACACAACTAACGGCGGAGCAGATGTGGTCATTGACTGCGTTGGGATGGATGGTGTAATGCCTGCACGTGAAAAAGCTAAGACTCTTTTAAGTGTTCAAAGTGGAACAATCAGCCCGCTTGTTACGGCTTCAGAAAGTGTCAAAAAATTTGGTACAGTTCAAATCACTGGAGTTTATATGACGCCATCTGCTAGTTTTCCTTTAAATGACTTTTTCAATCGAGATATTACTTTAAAAACAGGTCAAGCCCCTGTTATTCACCTTATGCCAAAATTATATGACATGATTGAAAAAAATGTTTTTGATCCGACAGATATTATTACGCATACTATGCCTTTGGAGCAAGCTGCAAAAGCTTATGATATTTTTGATAAGAAAGCAGACCAAAATATAAAAGTTATCTTAAAACCAGGAATGGTATAA
- a CDS encoding helix-turn-helix domain-containing protein: protein MKKESAADYDIKMENVRYSAPQRYYGTRILFVIKGSATISFGGRNYKMEESDLLVVNRTNNYSVIGSEDNCIISLSISSHFFVTHYKEYFQYDFGCFSEELDPGREGILAQLRHLVAEIMIADSRKEEGNTLEIRSNLYQIMLMMTRFFKKEARHWKGIDTSDERIERIIQLIEQRYEEPLTLSELAEYESLSSSYLSRYFKQMTGMGFLNYLNRVRIKHSLDDLLYTSDNLFQIAMKNGFSTAKNYTVVFKTVYQQTPAQYRKEHQHEQLEQHEALINKVEAKTVLDSPAILDRLASYLDVGVDQSYSIDEEHLEERRIILNSNEKEELKREKHIVFIGELKELLNENVKKQLILAKQQLRVDFVGIQKFFEEIVPVKESELTEISVSSPIYANSDIVLQFLKEQGIYLFLKLEYEQISQNEDYYIKKIDQFIQHALQVFGRDFVEKWQILFYSKEDATVTSTELERIYLKVWQVIKHKSEKMKVGTFFPFDEKHEQLPENQQWQITHANKIEFIGYETDQNEIINFNDINVEEFAKSHRYIRDKTKKIKLFLQQHQMERPMFLINWNILTGNTRYINGTFFRGALILKKVLELEGEIEGIGFWINNEIHERVQGCSNNLVDNLELFHFFNEKHPTFYTMRFKERLRGNVTARGTDYIMTENEDGYQLIIFNERQFSPRYSIDELFVKNRSKELHIYLTGIKPGNYQIRTLKFDRDNGGLYPKWWNLNSKYGIDHELMDHIVQSISPSLDIKDEYLNEEWSFYALLNTNAIHLIEFRRAID from the coding sequence TTGAAAAAAGAAAGTGCAGCAGACTATGACATTAAAATGGAAAATGTCCGTTATTCTGCTCCTCAACGGTATTATGGGACAAGAATTTTATTTGTCATTAAAGGATCAGCAACTATTTCATTTGGTGGACGTAATTATAAAATGGAAGAAAGTGATCTTTTAGTTGTAAATCGGACAAATAATTATTCTGTAATAGGAAGTGAAGATAATTGCATTATTTCACTTAGTATTTCTAGTCATTTTTTTGTGACCCATTATAAAGAATACTTTCAATATGATTTTGGCTGCTTTTCAGAAGAGCTTGATCCTGGCAGAGAAGGCATACTTGCTCAATTAAGACATTTAGTAGCTGAAATCATGATTGCCGATTCGAGGAAAGAAGAAGGAAATACATTAGAAATTCGAAGTAATTTGTACCAAATCATGTTAATGATGACTCGTTTTTTCAAAAAAGAAGCGCGACATTGGAAAGGTATAGACACGAGCGATGAACGAATTGAACGCATCATCCAGTTGATCGAACAACGCTATGAAGAACCGCTGACTTTGTCCGAGCTAGCAGAATATGAAAGTTTGTCTTCTTCTTATTTATCTCGTTATTTCAAGCAAATGACAGGTATGGGCTTTTTAAATTATTTAAATCGGGTCCGTATAAAGCATAGCTTAGATGATTTATTGTATACATCAGATAATCTATTTCAAATAGCGATGAAAAATGGATTTTCAACTGCTAAGAACTATACAGTTGTTTTTAAAACGGTTTATCAACAAACTCCTGCTCAGTATCGGAAAGAACATCAACATGAACAATTAGAACAACATGAAGCATTGATAAATAAAGTTGAAGCCAAAACAGTTCTTGATTCTCCTGCTATTTTAGATCGGTTAGCTAGTTATTTAGATGTAGGTGTCGATCAGAGCTACTCTATCGATGAGGAACATCTTGAAGAACGTAGGATCATTTTGAACAGCAATGAAAAAGAAGAATTAAAACGTGAAAAACATATCGTATTTATTGGTGAACTAAAAGAATTATTAAATGAGAATGTAAAAAAACAGTTGATTTTAGCTAAACAACAATTACGTGTGGACTTTGTAGGGATTCAAAAATTTTTTGAAGAAATAGTACCGGTAAAAGAGTCTGAGCTAACAGAAATATCGGTTAGTTCGCCTATATATGCCAATTCTGATATTGTTTTACAGTTTTTAAAAGAGCAAGGAATTTATTTGTTTTTAAAGTTAGAATACGAGCAAATTAGTCAGAATGAAGACTATTACATTAAAAAAATTGATCAATTTATTCAGCATGCGCTTCAAGTCTTTGGGCGTGATTTTGTAGAAAAATGGCAAATTTTATTTTATAGTAAAGAAGATGCGACTGTTACATCAACCGAATTGGAACGAATCTACCTAAAAGTTTGGCAAGTGATTAAACACAAGTCAGAAAAAATGAAAGTAGGAACCTTTTTTCCATTCGATGAAAAACACGAACAGCTTCCAGAAAATCAACAATGGCAAATTACACATGCTAATAAAATCGAATTTATAGGTTATGAAACAGATCAAAATGAAATAATCAATTTTAATGATATTAATGTGGAAGAATTCGCTAAAAGTCATCGCTATATTAGAGATAAAACAAAAAAAATCAAACTTTTTTTGCAACAGCATCAAATGGAAAGACCAATGTTTCTAATTAATTGGAATATTTTAACCGGTAATACTCGTTATATAAACGGAACTTTCTTTAGAGGAGCTTTGATTTTGAAAAAGGTTCTGGAATTAGAAGGTGAAATAGAAGGTATAGGATTTTGGATCAACAACGAAATTCATGAGCGCGTGCAAGGTTGCTCGAATAATTTAGTTGATAATTTAGAATTATTTCATTTCTTTAATGAAAAACACCCCACTTTTTATACTATGCGGTTCAAGGAACGGTTACGAGGGAATGTTACAGCCCGAGGGACCGACTACATCATGACTGAAAATGAAGATGGTTATCAGCTAATTATTTTTAATGAGCGACAATTCAGCCCACGTTACTCAATAGATGAATTATTTGTAAAAAATAGAAGTAAAGAATTGCATATCTATTTAACAGGGATAAAACCAGGTAATTATCAAATTCGCACATTAAAATTTGATCGTGATAATGGAGGATTGTATCCTAAGTGGTGGAATTTAAATAGTAAATACGGTATTGACCACGAATTGATGGATCATATCGTTCAATCGATCAGCCCGTCGCTGGATATTAAAGATGAGTATTTAAATGAAGAGTGGTCTTTTTACGCTTTATTAAATACGAATGCAATTCACCTTATCGAATTTCGCAGGGCAATCGATTAA
- a CDS encoding NAD(P)H-dependent oxidoreductase has translation MKTLVIISHPEIMESGSQQYLLSSIPENKDITVHHLESIYPDFNIDVKKEQNLLKEYDRIVFQFPFYWYSAPALLKKWQDDVLADGFAYGKKGKALVGKEFGLVISIGVRKEEYQPGGREGFSIDELMKPFQAMALKTGMEFLKMLPIFQFSYLTENQKMNLLIRYQQYLTREKEDSLAVREKWFIEELKSTDSSKLNDGNQFVLNQAIEFIEENRDTIDELKIVLDQMN, from the coding sequence TTGAAAACATTAGTGATTATATCTCATCCCGAGATAATGGAATCCGGAAGTCAGCAATATTTGTTGAGCTCTATTCCTGAAAACAAGGACATAACCGTCCATCATTTGGAATCTATCTACCCTGATTTCAATATAGACGTAAAAAAGGAACAAAATTTATTAAAGGAATATGATCGAATCGTTTTTCAGTTCCCATTTTATTGGTATAGTGCTCCTGCATTATTAAAAAAATGGCAAGACGATGTACTGGCAGATGGTTTTGCATATGGTAAAAAAGGAAAAGCACTCGTAGGAAAAGAATTTGGGTTAGTGATAAGTATAGGTGTAAGAAAAGAAGAATACCAACCTGGAGGACGTGAAGGATTCAGCATCGATGAACTGATGAAACCTTTTCAAGCGATGGCTCTTAAGACAGGCATGGAGTTTCTTAAAATGCTTCCTATTTTTCAATTTAGTTATTTAACGGAAAATCAAAAAATGAATTTATTGATACGTTACCAACAGTATTTAACTCGTGAAAAAGAGGATAGTTTAGCAGTTCGAGAAAAGTGGTTTATTGAAGAACTAAAATCGACAGATTCAAGTAAACTAAATGATGGAAATCAGTTTGTACTAAATCAAGCAATTGAATTTATTGAAGAAAATCGTGATACGATCGATGAATTGAAAATCGTTTTGGATCAGATGAATTAG
- the guaC gene encoding GMP reductase codes for MKVFDYEDIQLIPNKSIVKSRTECDTTIEFGGRRFNLPVVPANMQTVIDETLAIWLAENNFFYVMHRFDEEDRMPFVQRMQEKELFSSISVGVKDSEYTFIETLAKEKLVPEYITIDIAHGHSDLVINMIHHIKKFLPGTFLIAGNVGTPEAVRELENAGADATKVGIGPGKVCITKLKTGFGTGGWQLAALRICAKAARKPLIADGGVRDHGDIAKSIRFGASMVMMGSLFSGHDQSPGETIEKDGKMYKEYFGSASEFQKGEHKNVEGKKILVEYKGDIAETLLEMKQDLQSSISYAGGNDVESLRKVDYVIVKNSIFNGDR; via the coding sequence ATGAAAGTTTTTGATTATGAAGATATCCAACTTATCCCCAACAAAAGTATAGTAAAAAGTAGAACTGAATGTGATACAACGATCGAATTTGGCGGCAGAAGATTTAATTTACCGGTAGTACCGGCTAATATGCAAACAGTTATAGACGAAACATTAGCTATATGGTTAGCAGAAAACAATTTTTTCTATGTTATGCACCGTTTTGATGAAGAAGATAGAATGCCTTTTGTTCAACGGATGCAAGAAAAAGAGCTATTTTCTTCTATTAGTGTAGGTGTGAAAGATTCAGAATATACATTTATTGAAACACTAGCGAAAGAAAAATTAGTACCAGAATACATCACAATCGATATTGCTCACGGGCACTCAGATTTAGTGATCAATATGATTCACCACATCAAGAAATTTTTACCTGGAACATTTTTGATTGCAGGTAACGTTGGGACTCCTGAAGCTGTTCGTGAGTTAGAAAACGCTGGGGCAGATGCAACTAAAGTGGGTATTGGACCAGGAAAAGTATGTATCACAAAATTAAAAACAGGTTTTGGTACTGGGGGATGGCAATTAGCGGCTCTGCGTATATGTGCTAAAGCTGCAAGAAAACCATTGATTGCAGATGGTGGAGTACGTGATCATGGCGATATTGCTAAATCGATTCGTTTTGGAGCATCTATGGTTATGATGGGTTCTCTATTCTCAGGACATGATCAATCTCCAGGAGAAACAATTGAAAAAGACGGTAAGATGTATAAAGAATATTTTGGTAGTGCATCAGAATTCCAAAAAGGTGAACATAAAAATGTAGAAGGCAAGAAAATTCTTGTGGAATACAAAGGTGATATCGCTGAAACATTATTGGAAATGAAACAAGATTTACAATCTTCAATTTCATATGCTGGTGGAAACGATGTAGAATCTCTTCGCAAAGTAGATTATGTGATTGTTAAAAATTCGATTTTTAATGGAGATCGCTAA
- the dhaM gene encoding dihydroxyacetone kinase phosphoryl donor subunit DhaM — protein MMNKKYGVLLVSHVTEIADGLAKLISEVAKDVTVKSAGGTPEGGIGTSFDKIEEALSSFEEETVLAFYDLGSAKMNLELATETSDKTVHLYDTAFIESAYTAAALLQAEAPIEAIEEQLKTLKIK, from the coding sequence ATGATGAATAAAAAATATGGTGTGTTGCTTGTTTCTCACGTAACCGAAATTGCTGACGGCTTGGCTAAATTAATCAGCGAAGTAGCGAAAGATGTCACAGTAAAAAGTGCTGGCGGTACGCCCGAGGGTGGAATTGGAACAAGTTTTGATAAAATTGAAGAAGCCTTATCTTCGTTCGAAGAAGAAACTGTTCTTGCTTTTTATGATTTAGGTAGTGCTAAAATGAATCTGGAACTAGCTACTGAAACTTCTGATAAAACGGTTCATTTATACGATACTGCCTTTATTGAAAGTGCTTATACTGCAGCAGCTTTATTACAGGCAGAAGCACCCATCGAAGCTATTGAAGAGCAATTAAAGACATTAAAAATAAAATAA
- the yidD gene encoding membrane protein insertion efficiency factor YidD encodes MKKVLITGIKGYQKAISPLFQPSCRYYPTCSHYGIEAIEKHGAIKGTIMGTARILRCHPFIKGGFDPVPSTFTLRRNREIKTVKNDEIS; translated from the coding sequence ATGAAAAAAGTATTAATTACTGGTATCAAAGGCTATCAAAAAGCCATTTCACCTTTATTTCAGCCAAGTTGCCGCTATTACCCAACTTGCTCACATTATGGCATTGAAGCTATTGAGAAACATGGTGCGATTAAAGGGACCATTATGGGCACAGCTCGTATTTTAAGGTGTCATCCTTTTATTAAGGGAGGATTTGACCCTGTTCCAAGTACGTTTACGCTAAGAAGGAATAGAGAAATTAAAACAGTAAAAAATGATGAAATAAGCTGA
- the tyrS gene encoding tyrosine--tRNA ligase: MNIIDELEWRDAINQQTDEVGLKKLINQKKVGLYCGVDPTGDSMHIGHLIPFMILKRFQLAGHLPVIVIGGATGSIGDPSGKSEERVLQTSEQVQNNVNKLTYQMEKLFDAGKDEASIRMVNNLDWTKELSLLDFLRNIGKSFNVNTMLAKDIVASRLETGISFTEFTYQILQSIDFLHLYQNEDVQLQIGGADQWGNITAGLEYIRKQEGSEAEAYGLTIPLMLKADGTKFGKTAGGAIWLDSKKTTPYEFYQFWLNQDDRDVVKYLKYFTFLTKEEIDALAEMVAVEPHKRAAQKTLAREMTLFVHGEQALMDAEKITAALFSGNVKELTADQIEEGFKNMPTFEAPKEEWNIVEWLVDIVGIEPSRRQAREDIKNGALSMNGEKVTDVEAIVTPENSFDERFILIRKGKKKYFLIKLV; encoded by the coding sequence ATGAATATTATTGATGAATTAGAATGGCGCGATGCCATTAATCAACAAACAGACGAAGTCGGTTTAAAAAAATTAATTAACCAAAAAAAGGTAGGGTTATACTGCGGAGTTGATCCAACTGGTGACAGCATGCATATTGGTCATCTGATTCCTTTTATGATTTTGAAAAGATTCCAATTAGCTGGCCACCTTCCAGTCATCGTTATTGGTGGAGCGACGGGTTCAATCGGCGATCCAAGCGGAAAATCAGAAGAGCGTGTTTTACAGACTAGCGAACAAGTTCAAAATAATGTCAATAAATTAACTTACCAAATGGAAAAGCTATTTGATGCTGGGAAAGATGAAGCCTCTATCCGTATGGTAAACAATTTGGATTGGACAAAAGAACTCTCTTTATTGGATTTCTTACGTAATATTGGCAAGAGTTTTAACGTCAATACCATGTTGGCAAAAGATATCGTTGCCAGTCGTTTGGAAACCGGTATTTCATTTACTGAATTCACTTATCAAATTCTGCAATCCATCGATTTTTTACATTTGTATCAAAATGAAGATGTTCAATTACAAATTGGTGGTGCAGACCAATGGGGAAATATCACTGCTGGTTTAGAATACATCCGTAAACAAGAAGGTTCTGAAGCTGAAGCTTATGGGTTGACCATTCCCTTAATGTTAAAAGCGGACGGAACTAAATTTGGGAAAACTGCTGGTGGAGCTATTTGGTTAGATTCAAAAAAGACCACTCCTTATGAATTTTATCAGTTTTGGTTGAATCAGGATGACCGTGATGTTGTAAAATACTTGAAGTATTTTACTTTTTTAACAAAAGAAGAAATTGACGCTTTGGCTGAAATGGTAGCAGTTGAACCGCACAAACGCGCAGCACAAAAAACTTTGGCCAGAGAAATGACTCTATTTGTTCATGGCGAACAAGCTTTGATGGATGCTGAAAAAATCACTGCAGCTCTTTTTTCCGGTAATGTAAAAGAGTTAACAGCTGATCAAATTGAAGAAGGCTTCAAGAATATGCCAACTTTCGAAGCTCCAAAAGAAGAATGGAATATTGTTGAATGGTTAGTTGATATAGTTGGTATAGAACCTTCTAGACGTCAAGCTCGTGAAGATATCAAAAACGGAGCCTTATCAATGAACGGCGAAAAAGTTACAGATGTCGAAGCCATTGTTACACCTGAAAATTCTTTTGATGAACGCTTTATCCTTATTCGAAAAGGGAAGAAAAAATATTTTCTAATTAAATTAGTTTAA
- the dhaL gene encoding dihydroxyacetone kinase subunit DhaL: protein MLTQDTVKKWLELFIEQLLENKAYLSELDTAIGDGDHGNNLARGANALTEELQKKNPETLTDLLKLTGMTLVSKVGGASGPLLGSAFISMAKASKDSDDLALVLEAGLEGIQKRGKAVAGEKTMVDEWIPVVDAVKARKLTVALIDESLEKTKNMKATKGRASYLGERSIGHIDPGAMSSSYLFKTMIEAGVYDE, encoded by the coding sequence ATGTTGACTCAAGATACAGTAAAAAAATGGCTCGAACTTTTTATTGAACAACTTTTAGAAAATAAAGCTTATCTTAGCGAATTAGATACCGCAATTGGTGATGGAGATCATGGGAATAACCTTGCTAGAGGAGCTAACGCATTAACTGAGGAATTACAAAAGAAAAATCCTGAAACATTAACCGATCTTCTAAAACTAACTGGAATGACTTTGGTCAGTAAAGTTGGTGGCGCTTCTGGCCCTCTTCTCGGTTCTGCTTTCATTAGCATGGCTAAGGCTAGCAAAGACAGTGATGACTTAGCACTAGTTTTAGAAGCTGGACTAGAAGGCATTCAAAAGCGTGGCAAGGCTGTAGCAGGTGAAAAAACAATGGTCGATGAATGGATCCCTGTTGTCGATGCCGTTAAAGCTCGCAAGTTAACTGTTGCGTTGATTGATGAGTCTCTTGAAAAAACTAAAAACATGAAAGCAACTAAAGGACGTGCTTCTTATTTAGGCGAACGTTCTATCGGTCACATTGATCCAGGTGCTATGTCTAGCAGCTATTTATTCAAAACAATGATAGAAGCAGGTGTCTATGATGAATAA